The Streptomyces durmitorensis genome contains the following window.
GCCAGGTCGGATGCCGACTGAAGGTAGGTCAGTTCAAGGCGCGAGGGGGTGCGCACCGTGAGCAGGTTCGTGTTGCGGGCGATGACGCCCAGGACGCGCCCTTCCCTGCGTACGGGAATGGACTCGACCCGCACCGGCACCTCTTCGCGCCACTCGGGGTCGCCCTCGCGCACGATGCGGCCCTCGTCCAGGGCGGCGTCGAGCAGTGGGCGGCGTCCGCGCGGGACGAGGTGGCCGACCATGTCGTCCTGGTAGGAGGTGGGGCCGGTGTTGGGCCGCATCTGCGCCACGGAGACATAGCGGGTGCCGTCGCGCGTGGGGACCCACAGCACGAGGTCGGCGAAGGAGAGATCGGAGAGCAGCTGCCACTCCGAGACCAGCAGATGCAGCCACTCGAGATCGGAGTCACCGAGAGCGGTGTGCTGGCGGACGAGGTCGTTCATGGAGGGCACGTGTGCGAGCGTACCTGGCAGGTCCGGCGGGTCCGCTCGGGGCGATTCCCGACGAGCCGCGGCGCCAGGGCGGGACCCTCAACCCACCCACGGCACCGCAGCCCTTCAGGAACACCGACCACCGGAATGTGCGGTACCGGACGGTCGATCGGAGGATCCGACACGGTCAGGGCAGAGAGTGCCGGCTCCTCGGTCCGTCCTCCTGTGCGGGAAGGACGGATGCTTTACCAACGCATTGTGGACTAGACCATTCTCCTGTGTCTACGCGTCGGCAGATGTTTGTTGTTGTCTCTTTCTCTCACTTGTCGCCCGGCGGACTTCCGCCGTCCCTGCGGACTTATACCCCGGGCCAGACCCGCATGGCCAGTTCGGCGACCGCTTCCAGCTCCTGCCGGCTCGCGCCGTCGCGGGACTGCTGGGACATGCCCTGGAGCACGGCTCCGGTGTAGCGGGCCAGGGCGGGGGCGTCCGTGTGCGGGGGGAGCTCGCCCGTGGCGGTGGCGGCCTTGATGCGGCTCTCGATGGAGCTGATGTTGGCGTTGCGCCGGTCGCGCAGGGCCGATTCGACCTCCGGCGTCGCGCAGTTCGTCGCGGCGTAGATGACGAGGCAGCCGCGGGGGTGCCCGGCTTCCGTGTACTTGTCCGCCGCCTCGCGCAGCATCCGTGCGACTCCGCCGCGGACGGTCGGCTCCTGCGCGAAGGCGCGCTCGCTGATGGAGCCGTGCGTCCGCCCGTACAGCACCACGACCTCCTCGAACAGTGACTGCTTGTCACCGAAGGCCGCGTACATGCTCGGGGCGCCGATGCCCATGGCCCGGGTGAGGTCCGTGACCGATGTCGCCTCGTACCCGTGCTCCCAGAAGGTGCTCAGGGCCTGCTCCAGTGCGGTCTCCCGGTCGAAGGAGCGGGGACGCCCGCGCTGTTTCGTCGCCATGGAGTGAATTGTATAGCGGGCGCTAGAAAAACGGCCCGGGGTCGGCTACGGTTCTTTCTGTAACGACCACTAGAGAAATAGGGGGCGGCTCTCATGGGCGCGCTTGCGGGGAAGACGGCACTGGTCACGGGCGGAAGCCGCGGCATCGGGCGGGGCATCGCCGAGCGGCTCGGGCGGGACGGCGCACGGGTCGCCGTGCACTACGGCAGCAATGAGACGGCGGCCAAGGAAACGGTCGCGGCGATCGAGGCCGCGGGGGGCTCCGCCTTCGCCTTCGGCACGGAGCTGGGCGTCCCTGGCGACGCCGAGACCCTGTGGACCGAGTTCGACCGGCACGCCGACGGTCTGGACATCCTGGTGAACAACGCGGGGATCGGGCTCTACAGCCAGGTGGGAGAGGTCCAGGAGGCGGATTACGACCGGGTGTTCGCGGTCAATGTGAAGGCGCCGTTCTTCGTCATCCAGAAGGGACTCGACCGGCTGCGCGACGGCGGCCGGATCATCAACATCTCCTCGGGCGTCACCCGCATCGCCTTCCCCATCACGATCGGGTATTCGATGACGAAGGGCGCGCTCAATGTCCTGACGCACACCCTGGCGCAGGAGCTGGGCCCGCGCGGGATCACGGTCAACGCGGTGGCGCCGGGGATCATCGAGACGGAGATGATGGAGGGGATTCCCGAGGCACAGCGCGCCGAGATGGCCGGGTACTCGACCTTCGACCGCATAGGCCAGCCCGCGGACGTGGCGGACATCGTCAGCTTCGTCGCCTCGGGCGACGCACGCTGGATCACCGGCCAGTACATCGACGCGACGGGCGGCTCGGTCCTCGGAGTGTGATGCCCCGCGTCAGCGGGTCTCCGTCACCTTCGCCAGGGCGCGCGGGGCGTCCGGGTCCTGGCCGCGGGCGATGGTGACCTCGTGGGCGAGCAGCTGGAGCGGGATGATCTCCAGGATCGGCTGGAGCTCTTCCGGTACGCCGTCGGTCGGCAGGACGAAACCGGCCGACGCCTGCTCGACCTGGGCCTTCGGGCCGACGACCACGAGGTCGGCGCCGCGTCCGCGCAGGCGGTCGAGGACCGGCTGCAGGGCCTGCCCCCCTCTGCCGTCGGTGACGACCGCGATGACGGGCGAGATGTTGTCGACCATGGCGAGCGGGCCGTGCAGCAGGTCGGCCCCCGAGTAGGCGAGGGCGGGGATGTAGCTCGTCTCCATCAGCTTCAGGGCCGCTTCCTTCGCGGTCGGGTAGCCGTAGCCGCGCGAGGTGATGACCATGCGGTCGGCGAATCGGTAGCGGGCGGCGAGGGACTTGACCTCGGCCTGGCGGTCCAGGAGCCGAGCGGCGAGTCCGGGCAGTGCGGTGGCGGCGGCGCCGTCGCCACCGCGCAGCCCTTCGACGAAGAGATAGAGGGCGAGGAGGGATGCCGTGTAGGTCTTGGTGGCGGGGAGCGCCTTCTCCGCGCCGGCCTGGATGTCGATGTGGTGCTCGGAGACGGCGGCCAGGGCCGAATCGGGGTTGTTGGTCACCGCGAGGGTGATCGCGCCGGCCTCGCGGGCCGCTCGGGCCGAGGCCACCAGGTCGGGCGAGCCCCCGGACTGGCTGACGGTGACGGCGAGGACGTCCCGCAGGTCGGGCTTGGCTCCGTAGGCCGTGATGGTGGACATGGAGGTCAGACCGCAGGGCACACCCAGACGGACTTCGAGGAGGTACTTGGCGTAGAGAGCGGCATGGTCGGAGGTGCCGCGTGCGGTGAGGAGGACGAAGCGGGGCTTTTTGGCGGCCACCAGCCGGGCGGTCTCCTGGATCTCCGGGGCGCCGGTGCCCAGGAGGCGGCGCAGGACCTCGGGCTGCTCGGACATCTCCCGGGACATGATCCGGCCGGGCTGCTCGCTCTGCGGGGCCGTCGGCATGGCGGTCATGCCTCCCACTTTCCCCGCTCGGGGCGTGGCTTGCTCGACGGGCGGGGGCGGGCCGGAGAGCCGAGCATGGAACGCGGGAACCGAAGCCGGAACCGAAGCCTGAACCGAAGCGAACCGAAGCCCGGGAACCTGGGGTCCGGGCGGGTCAGCTCTGCTAGATTGGTCTATACCACATTGTCCCCCGTGGGTCCTCTCCAGACCCGTGAGTCCCCTCTCCAGATCGGCAGGCCCAGCGTGGAAGTTGTCATCGTCCCGGACGCCAAGGCAGGCGGCGAGCTCATCGCGGAGGCCATGGCCGCCTTGGTGCGCCGCAAGCCTGACGCCCTGCTCGGTGTCGCCACCGGATCCACCCCGCTGCCCATCTACGAAGCCCTTGCCGCCAAGGTCGGCTCCGGTGCCGTGGATGCCTCGCGGGCGCGGATCTGCCAGCTCGACGAGTACGTGGGGCTGCCCGCCGGGCACCCCGAGTCGTACCGCTCCGTGGTGCTGCGCGAGGTCGTCGAACCGCTGGGGCTCAGCGAGAAGTCCTTCATGGGGCCCGACGGCAGCGCGCAGGACGTGCAGGCGGCCTGCGAGGCGTACGACCAGGAGCTCGCGGCGGCCGGAGGTGTGGACCTCCAGCTGCTCGGGATCGGCACGGACGGGCACATCGGGTTCAACGAACCGTGCTCCTCGCTCGCCTCGCGCACGCGGATCAAGACGCTGACGGAGCAGACGCGGGTGGACAACGCGCGGTTCTTCGACGGGGACATCGAGCAGGTGCCGCACCACGTGATCACGCAGGGCATCGGGACGATCCTCGAGGCCCGGCATCTGGTGCTGCTCGCCACGGGTGAGGGCAAGGCGGACGCGGTGGCCGCGACGGTGGAGGGGCCTGTCGCCGCGGTTGTTCCGGCTTCGGCCCTGCAGTTGCACCGGCATGCGACGGTCGTCGTGGACGAGGCCGCTGCCTCCAAGCTGAAGCTCGGGGAGTACTTCCGGGCGACGTACGCGGCGAAGCCCGCCTGGCAGGGGCTTTAAGAGGTAGTGGCGTGACGGAAGGTGCCGGGTGCCCCCTTGGTGGGGTTCCCGGCACCTTCCGTTTGTCTTCACTCCGCGGGTGCGTGGGGGCTGATCGCGCAGTTCCCCGCGCCCCTTACGGGGCCCGCTCTAGCCCCCGGTGATGACCTCTGCCGCCGCCAGGCCGCAGACCCTTGCCGCGCCGTGTGTGGCGATGTGCAGGGAGCCCGTCGGGGGTGACTGGGGGACGCCCATCTCGACCACGATCGTGTCGGGGCGGGCGCTCAGCAGGGTGTTCAGGGACTCCGCCATCCACGCGTGGCGGTGGGCGTCGCGGACGACGGCCACGATCCGCCGCTCCCCCGCCTCGGCCAGCGCGAGCGCACCCGCGTCCGCGCCGGTGAAGCTGCCCGTCTGTGTGCCGGGGAGCAGGCGTTCCAGCTCCGCGGCCACGCCCCACGGGGTCTCGTCGCCCACCGCGATGTTGGCCATCGGGGTGAAGGCGGCGACGAACGGAGCTTCGGTGAGCGGGGCGGCGTAGGACTCGCCCCGGGTGACCGTCAGGGCGCGGCGGGCCGCGACCAGGCCGATCTCGGTGCCGGGCGCGCCCCCCGAACGGTCGGCCGCGCCCGACACCGAGGTCCAGTGGGCCAGCGCACGGACGCGGGCTGCCGCATCGGCGAGGCGTTCTTCGGAGAGTTCACCCGAGCGTACGGCCGCGACCAGCGCGTCCCGCAGGCGCAGGACCGTCTCGTCGTCCGCGAGGCCGCCGCCCACGCAGATCGCGTCGGCGCCCGCGGCGATGGCGAGGACGCTGCCGCGCTCGATCCCGTACGTGGCGGAGATGGCCTGCATCTCCATGCCGTCCGTGACGATGAGGCCGTCGAAGTTCAGTTCCTCGCGCAGGATGCCCGTCAGGATGCGGCGCGAGAGCGTCGCCGGGTACTCCGCGTCCAGGGACGGCACGAGGATGTGCGCGCTCATCACGGCGCGCGAGCCCGCGGCGATCGCGGCCCGGAACGGCGCGAGGTCGCGGGCGCGCAGGACCTCGGGGTCGACGCCGATGCGCGGCACGTCGTGGTGCGAGTCGACCGCGGTGTCGCCGTGCCCCGGGAAGTGCTTGGTGCAGGCGGCGACGCCCGCGGACTGCAGCCCTTCGACGTACGCGGCGGTGTGCCGGGCCACCAGGAGCGGATCCGCGCCGAAGGAACGTACGCCGATGACGGGATTGTCCGGGTTGGAGTTGACGTCGGCGGACGGCGCCCAGTTGAGGTTGACGCCGCACGCGGCGAGCCGGCGGCCGAGCTCGGCGGCCACGTCACGGGTCAGCGCCGTGTCGTCGACCGCGCCGAGCGCGTGGTTGCCGGGGAAGGAGGAGCCGGAGCGGACCTCCAGGCGGGTCACGTCACCGCCCTCCTCGTCGATGGCGACCAGGACGTCGTCGCGCTCGGCGCGCAACTGGGCGGTCAGCGCGGCCAGTTGTTCGGGCGAGGCGATGTTGCGGCCGAACAGGCCGACCGACGCGAGGCCTTCACCGATCCTGCGGAGCAGCCAGTCCGGTGCGCTGGTCCCGACGAAGCCGGGCTGCAGGACGGTCAGGGCGTCGCGGGTCAGGCCATCGTTTGGATTGGATGCAGTGGTGGGACGGGTGAGTGTCGTCATATGGCGTGTTATCCCTTCACGGCGCCGTCGGTCAGACCGCTGACGGCCCTGCGCTGCAGGAAGACGAAGAGGACCAGGATCGGGATGGCGAAGAGCGAGGCGGCGGCCATGGTGGCACCCCAGTCGTCGCCGAAGGCGGTCTGGAATCCGGACAGCCACACCGGCAGGGTCTTGGCTTCCGCCTCCTTGTTGAGGACAAGGACGAGCGGGAATTCGTTCCAGGCGGTGATGAAGCCGAAGAGCGAGGTTGACATCAGGCCCGGCGCGAGCAGCGGCAGGATCACCCGGCGGAAGGCCTGCATCCGGGAACAGCCGTCCACCATCGCCGACTCCTCCAGCTCCCGCGGCACCGCGGCGACGAAGCCGCGCAGCGTCAGGAGCGTGAAGGGCAGGATCATCACCATGTAGAAGAGGGTGAGCGGGACCAGGCTGTTCAGCATGTCGGCGTCGCGCACGATCATGTAGATCGCGATGACCATGACTTCCCAGGGCGCCATCTGGGCCAGCATGAAGCCGATGATGAAGCCCTTGCGGCCCTTGAACCGCATCCGGGCGAGCGCGAAGGCCGACGCCAGGCCGATGATCAGCGAGAAGACCACGGCGAGCAGCGTGACGGTGAGGGAGTTGCCGACCATCGTCCAGAAGTGGTCGGCCTCCACGGCCGTCTTGAAGTGCTCGAACGTGACGTCGGTCGGGATCCACACCGGGTTCTCGCTGATGATGTCGCCGGTCGGCTTGAAGGCCGTGGCGAACATCCAGTAGACCGGGAAGACGAAGCCGATGAAGAGTACGACGGCCACCGCGTTGGGCCAGATACGGCGGATACGGCGGGACCTCGACGAAGCGGTGCTCGTCACAGCTCGTCCTCCTCTTGCTTGAGCACGATCCGCAGGTAGAAGGCGGTCAGGGCGAGCAGGATGACGATGGTGAGCAGCGCGATCGCGGCACCCATGCCGAAGTGCTGGTTGCCCATGCCCTCGATGTAGGCGTAGACGGGCAGGATCTCGGTGAGCCGGTCAGGGCCACCCTCGTTGAGCGCCATGACCTGGGCGAACGCCTTGAAGACCCAGATGATCTCCAGGAACGTCGTCGCGTAGAGGAAGGGCCGCAGGTAGGGCAGCGTCACGTTCGTGAAGCGCTTCCAGGCGCCTGCGCCGTCCAGCGACGCGGCCTCGTAGAGCTCCTTGGGGATCACCGTCGTCGCGGCGTACAGGTTGATCGCCACGAAGGGGATCGACATCCAGACGATCAGGAAGATGACCACGAAGAACGTGGAGAGCTGGCTGCCCATCCAGTCGAAGTCGGCCATCGAGTGCCAGCCGGCCTTGTCCAGGACCCAGTTGACGACACCGAAGCGCTGGGCGAACAGCCACTGGTAGACGGTCGTCGCCGCGATGACCGGCATCGCCCAGGCCAGCACGAGCCCGACCAGGAGGAACGTCCGCATCCGCTTGCCGAGCCGTGCGAGCAGCAGGCCCACCAGGGTGCCGATCACCATGATCAGTGCGACGTTGACCGCGGTGAACGCGATCGAGCGCCCGGTGACCCGCCAGAAGTCCTCTCCGGTGAGGACCTCCTTGAAGTTGTCGATCCCGTTCCACTCCGTGAGGTGGAGGATGAACTGCCTCATGTTGAGGTTCTGGAACGACAGCATCCCGTTGTTGACCAGCGGCCAGCCGAGGAACACGAGCGTGGCCGCGAGCGCGGGAAGCAGTAGCAGATAAGGGGCGAGCGACCGGGCACGCTCGCGGGGCTTGCCCGGATCTCCCGGCCGTCCGTCCGTTTTCACGACGTCCGGCGGGCCGGTGGGCGGCCGTTCGGTCTGCACGGTCATGCTCGCCATCTCTTTCGTGGGCATCGCGGAACGCAGCGCTGTGCCGGGGCAGCGGGCCCGGGGGCGGGTGACACCCCGGGCCCGAAGTCCCCGGCAGGAGCGCGTCCTTACTGCTTCTGCGACAGGCGCTTGTTGAGCTCGCCCTCGACCTGCTTGGCGGCCGCGTCGTTCGACTTACCGTTCAGCACCGCGGTCATGTAGTTCTTGATCGGGTTCGGCGGGTTCTCCACCGCTGCCCACTCCGGGATCAGCGGCGTGGTGCCGCCGCCCGCGGTGGCGGGGGCCATGGCCTCGGCGGCCGGGTTGCCCTTGAGCTGGGCCTCCAGGGCCTGCTTGTTCGGGATGACGCCGCCTTCCTTGGCGAGCGCACCCTCGAACTTGTCGTTCAGCGCGATCTTCAGGAACTCCTTGGCGAGCTCCTGCTTCTTGCTGGTCGCGGCGACGGCGAGGTTCGAGCCGCCGAGGAAGACGCCCTCGGGCTTGTCGGCCGTGGCACCGGGGATGGTGAAGTAGCCGATGTTGTCCTTGAACTTCTTGTCCTTGCTGGCCTCGATCGCGGTCGCGGCCTCCCAGCTCATACCGATGAAGGCGCCGGTCTTGCCCTTGGCGAAGACCTCGGCCTGCTGCGGGGTTGCCTCGTCCTTGTTCTTGGGGGCCTTGGAGAGGTCCGCGAACTCCTTGTACGTCTTCATGGCCTTGGCGACCTTGGGGTCGGTCAGGTTGGAGACGTACTTGTCGCCGTCCTTCTTGACCAGTTCGGCGCCCTCACCGATGGTCAGGCCGACGAAGTGGTACCAGTTCTGGCCCGGCAGGTAGATCGGCTCGGCGTCCGTCTTGGACTCGATCGCCTTGAGGTCCTTGAGGAACTCGGCGCGGGTCTTGGGGGTCTCCTTGATGCCGGCGTCGGCCCAGACCTTCTTGTTGTAGATCACGACGCGGTTCAGGACGAACCACGGGGCGGCGTACTGCTTGCCGTCCACGACCGAGGACTTGTTGATCGACTCGGTCCAGTCGGCGCCGACCCCTTCCTTGAGGTCGCTCAGGTCGGCGAGGCCGCCGGTCTTGGCGTACGCGGCGGTCTGGGTGTTGCCGATCTCGAAGACGTCCGGCGGGTTCTCCTCGGAGAGGGCCGTGGTCAGCTTCTGCTGGATGCCGTTCCACTGCTGGACTTCGAGCTTCAGCTTGGCGCCGGTCTTCTTCTCGAAGGCGGCCTTGACGTCCTTGGTCCAGCCGGCGGGCGTGGAGCCGTCCATCGCCCAGAGCGTCAGGGTCTCCCCCTTGAAGCCGTCCGCCCCGGCCTTCTTGTCGTCGCTGTCGTCGCTGCCACAGGCCGCGATCGAGACCAACATGCCCGCGACACCGATGGCCGCTATGAGCTTGCGCTTCACGTCACCCTCCTCAAGGGATGCCAGTCAACCCCCCACCCGCAGCGACCAAATGGACCGAGATCTGCCCGTGGGACTGGAACCTGGTCTTTAATGGTGTAGACCAGTACGGGGAGCTTGGCCTAGACCTTTAGGGGTGTCAAGGGTGTATAAGAAGGGCTGTCAGGTCCGTTATCGGACCGACACCTGAGCGGGCACGGTCCGCCCAGCCCGGTACGTGCCACGATGTGAGCCGCGACAGACGGAGGAGCCGGTGACGGCAGCAGCACAGGAGCCGGGAAGGCAGAGCATGGGCACAGACGCGGGCAGTACGGGAACCGACGCGGGCGCGTCCTCGGCCACGGACACCGGGGCGGCCACGGGAGTCGGCCGCACCGCGCGCGTGCCCAAGTACTACCGCCTGAAGCGCCACTTGCTCGACATGACGGAGACGCTGCCGCCCGGCACCCCGGTCCCCCCGGAGCGCACCCTGGCCGCCGAGTTCGACACCTCGCGCACGACGGTCCGCCAGGCCCTTCAGGAGCTGGTCGTCGAGGGCCGCCTGGAGCGGATCCAGGGCAAGGGCACCTTCGTGGCCAAGCCGAAGGTCTCCCAGGCGCTGCAACTCACCTCGTACACCGAGGACATGAGGGCCCAGGGCCTCGAACCCACCTCGCAGCTCCTGGACATCGGGTACATCACCGCCGACGACACCCTCGCCGGACTGCTCGACATCTCCGCGGGCGGCCGGGTGCTCAGGATCGAGCGGCTGCGCCTGGCCAACGGCGAGGCGATGGCCATCGAGACCACGCACCTCTCGGCCAAGCGCTTCCCCGCCCTGCGCCGCTCACTGGTCAAGTACACCTCCCTCTACACGGCACTCGCCGAGGTGTACGACGTCCATCTCGCGGAGGCCGAGGAGACGATCGAGACCTCGCTCGCGACGCCGCGCGAGGCGGGCCTGCTCGGCACGGACGTCGGCCTGCCGATGCTGCTCCTGTCCCGGCACTCCCTGGACGGCGGCGGCCAGCCGGTGGAGTGGGTCCGTTCGGTCTACCGCGGCGACCGCTACAAGTTCGTGGCACGCCTCAAGCGCCCCACGGACTGACCCGTTCCTCCCGAAGGACTCTTCCGGGGTCTGGCGCAGATCACCGTGCTGCTCTACGTTCCTCCCGTCATCGCATGATGAACGGGAGGACGACCCGGTGCGCACAGCGAATCCCCGATCCATCGTCATCTGGACCCTCGTCGCGCTGGTGGGCGCCGCGGGCTGGACCGTGCTCGCGCTCTCGCGCGACGAGGAGGTGTCGGCCGCCTGGATGGTGGCCGCGGCCGTCGGCTCGTACGCGATCGCCTATCGCTTCTACTCGAAGTTCATCGTCCATCGCGTCCTGAAGGTCGACAAGAACCGGGCCACTCCCGCGGAGCGCCTGGACAACGGCATCGACTACCACCCGACCGACCGCCGCGTCCTGCTCGGCCACCACTTCGCGGCGATCGCGGGCGCGGGGCCGCTCGTGGGGCCCGTACTGGCCGCGCAGATGGGGTACTTGCCGGGCACGATCTGGATCATCGTCGGCGTGATCTTCGCGGGCGCCGTGCAGGACATGGTCGTCCTCTTCTTCTCCACGCGGCGTGACGGCAAGTCGCTCGGCCAGATGGCGCGCGAGGAGATCGGTCCCTTCGGCGGGGCCGCGGCGCTGCTCGCCGCCTTCGCCATCATGATCATCCTGCTCGGGGTGCTCGCGCTCGTCATCGTCAACGCGCTCGCGGACTCGCCGTGGGGCACCTTCTCCATCGCGATGACCATTCCGATCGCGCTGTTCATGGGCTTCTACCTGCGGATCCTGCGGCCAGGGCGGGTCAGCGAGGTCTCCCTCATCGGGATCGCGCTGCTGCTGCTCGCACTCGTCGCCGGGCGATGGGTCGCCGAGTCGTCCCTCGCGGATACGTTCACGCTCGCGCCGTCGACACTGGTCATCTGGCTGGTGGCGTACGGATTCATCGCATCGATCCTGCCGGTGTGGATGCTGCTCGCGCCGCGCGACTATCTCTCCACCTTCATGAAGATCGGCACGATCCTGCTGCTCGCGCTCGGCGTCGTCTTCACGCTGCCGACGCTGAAGATGGACCCGGTGACCGACTTCGCCTCGCGCGGCGACGGGCCCGTCTTCGCGGGATCGCTCTTCCCGTTCGTCTTCATCACCATCGCCTGCGGGGCCCTGTCCGGCTTCCACGCGCTGATCTCCTCGGGCACGACGCCGAAGATGGTCCAGAAGGAGACGCAGATCCGGATGATCGGCTACGGCTCCATGCTGATGGAGTCGGCGGTCGCGGTGATGGCGCTCATCGCGGCGAGCATCATCGACCCCGGGCTGTACTTCGCGATGAACGCGCCCGCGGGCGTCATCGGGGACAACGTCCAGGCCGCGTCCCAGGCCGTCGCCGGATTCGGGTACTCCATCTCCCCCGAAGACCTGGCGCAGGCCGCCAAGAACGTCGAGGAGTCCTCGCTGCTCTCGCGCACCGGTGGCGCGCCCACGCTCGCGGTCGGTGTCTCCGAGATCTTCTCGAAGGTCACCGGCGGCTCCATGAAGGCGTTCTGGTACCACTTCGCGATCATGTTTGAGGCGCTGTTCATCCTGACCGCGCTCGACGCGGGCACGCGCGTGGGCCGCTTCATGCTCCAGGACATGCTCGGGAACGTCTACAAGCCCTTCAAGAGGGTCAGTTGGAAGCCCGGACTCATCATCACGAGTGCGGTCGTCACCGGCCTGTGGGGCTACTTCCTGTGGGTGGGCGTGCACGAGCCGCTCGGCGGGATCAACCAGCTCTTCCCGATCTTCGGCATCTCCAACCAGCTCCTGGCCGCGGTCGCGCTCGCCGTCTGCACGACGCTCCTGGTGAAGTCCGGACGCCTCAAGTGGGCCTGGATCACGGGCATTCCGCTCGCCTGGGACGCCACGGTGACGCTCACCGCGAGCTGGCAGAAGGTGTTCTCCAGCGATCCGCGCGTCGGCTTCTTCAAGCAGCGTTCGATCTACCAGGACGCGATCGACGACGGGAAGATCCTGCCGCCCGCCAAGTCCATGGACGACATGCACACCGTCGTCACCAACTCCACGGTGGACGGCGTCCTTTCGGCGACGCTCGCCCTGCTCATCGTCATCGTGATCGCGGACGCGGCCCGGATCTGCGTGAAGCACGTCCGCAACCCGCAGTCGTCCAAGCTGAGCGAGGCGGAGTACGTCGAGTCGAAGCTGACCGCGCCGGCCGGGCTCATCCCGACCCAGGAGGAGAAGGCGGAACTGGCGGCGGCCGAAGCGAAGGTCACCAGCGACGCGAAGGCCCCGTCATGACGTGGGTGCTTCGCGGACTGCGCTGGGTGCGATGGTACGCACGGGAGTTGACCGACGAGTCCGCGTACGACCGTTATGTCGCGCACACGCGGAAGACGCATCCCGGGGCATCCGTCCCGTCCCGGAGGGAGTTCGAGCGAAAGCGGACGGACCAACAGGAGTCAGACCCCAGGCAGGGGTTCCGCTGCTGCTGAGCAGGCATGTCGAGGACATCGCGGCCCGTCCGGTATCCGGACGGGGGTTCCATAGATCAATCCTCTCGCTTAGATTTCCCGCACGTTAAAGGTGGGATAAGCGAGGGAGCGGAGCCGCGAAGTGTCAG
Protein-coding sequences here:
- a CDS encoding YbdD/YjiX family protein, which encodes MTWVLRGLRWVRWYARELTDESAYDRYVAHTRKTHPGASVPSRREFERKRTDQQESDPRQGFRCC
- a CDS encoding GntR family transcriptional regulator, coding for MGTDAGSTGTDAGASSATDTGAATGVGRTARVPKYYRLKRHLLDMTETLPPGTPVPPERTLAAEFDTSRTTVRQALQELVVEGRLERIQGKGTFVAKPKVSQALQLTSYTEDMRAQGLEPTSQLLDIGYITADDTLAGLLDISAGGRVLRIERLRLANGEAMAIETTHLSAKRFPALRRSLVKYTSLYTALAEVYDVHLAEAEETIETSLATPREAGLLGTDVGLPMLLLSRHSLDGGGQPVEWVRSVYRGDRYKFVARLKRPTD
- a CDS encoding carbon starvation CstA family protein, whose amino-acid sequence is MRTANPRSIVIWTLVALVGAAGWTVLALSRDEEVSAAWMVAAAVGSYAIAYRFYSKFIVHRVLKVDKNRATPAERLDNGIDYHPTDRRVLLGHHFAAIAGAGPLVGPVLAAQMGYLPGTIWIIVGVIFAGAVQDMVVLFFSTRRDGKSLGQMAREEIGPFGGAAALLAAFAIMIILLGVLALVIVNALADSPWGTFSIAMTIPIALFMGFYLRILRPGRVSEVSLIGIALLLLALVAGRWVAESSLADTFTLAPSTLVIWLVAYGFIASILPVWMLLAPRDYLSTFMKIGTILLLALGVVFTLPTLKMDPVTDFASRGDGPVFAGSLFPFVFITIACGALSGFHALISSGTTPKMVQKETQIRMIGYGSMLMESAVAVMALIAASIIDPGLYFAMNAPAGVIGDNVQAASQAVAGFGYSISPEDLAQAAKNVEESSLLSRTGGAPTLAVGVSEIFSKVTGGSMKAFWYHFAIMFEALFILTALDAGTRVGRFMLQDMLGNVYKPFKRVSWKPGLIITSAVVTGLWGYFLWVGVHEPLGGINQLFPIFGISNQLLAAVALAVCTTLLVKSGRLKWAWITGIPLAWDATVTLTASWQKVFSSDPRVGFFKQRSIYQDAIDDGKILPPAKSMDDMHTVVTNSTVDGVLSATLALLIVIVIADAARICVKHVRNPQSSKLSEAEYVESKLTAPAGLIPTQEEKAELAAAEAKVTSDAKAPS